The DNA region TCAAAAATTGCAAGTCTGGGCATGGAACTGGCTGAAGTTGAAAATCGCGATCACAGCGTTGTGCCCTTGGCATCCAAAGACAAGATCAACGACTATGTCAGTGAACTGCTGGTGCGTGGTAACGAACTGAAACTTAAAATTTCCCAGAATTCCAAAATGATTGCTTACCTTAAAAAAGACCGGACTGATAGTAACGACAAAACCATGTACGGTGTTGGCGGTCAGATCGAGAATCTGAAAAATCAGAATGATATTTTGAAGGATCAACTGGGGCAGGTACAGGCTTCAATCAATAGTTTGAAGTCTGAATCGCGAGAGCTGCCGTACCAGGCGCATATGGCCGATGACTTAAGAAAGAAGTCCGAATTGGAGTTCGCAAGATACAAGGAACTCAGTACAGCTCTTGCAAAGCTAGAGTCCCAAAAGCTTTCGGTTGGAAATCGCTTTGAAGTCCTGGAACCGGCTCGTTGGGAGAACACCTCTCCGCAGATTGGTTTGATGGCCTTGGCACTGCTAAGCATTCTGGTCAGTCAGTTTGTTGGATCGTTGATTATCTATTTCCGTTACTTGTGGAATCCAAATGTTGTGACAGCTGAAGCCACTCGCAATCTTGTGGTGTTTGACAATCACTCCATGGATCCTCGCGTGATTATCGAGAACTCAAAAATCAAATTGAATCTAAAACAACCGGACAAGGATGAAACGGTGGATATCATATGAAGCATGTATGCGTAAGATCTGTGATGGTACTGGGTATGACTGCATTGACCGCCTGTGGCGGCGGAATCAGTGAACAGATTCTAGAAACCATCACTGTGAATAAAAATTCCACCTCATTGGCAGAGTGGGATGCCTCTCCGGCAAATCCGGAGCATCTTTTTAAAAGCTGGCGAAGTGAGAACACGGACATCAAGTCCCAGGAAAAGTTTTCTGCACAGCTGTGCGCAAAGCTAAAGGATCTGGATGGCTTGTCCTTAACAATATTTGAAAATGAAATTCGCGAGGACATCAATCAGGCCCTGGTGAAGTCCTGTCGCAAAGATCTGATGGCACAACTTGAAAGGCATTACACTGCAGAGCGCGCGACTTTGAAGGTTCGAGTGAATGCCCTTACGACAGATCCTTCAGGCAATAGTTTTCAGTTTCCGGTAAATACCCAATATCGGGATGTTTCGAAGGGATACTTTGCCCGCGCCGGAGACGTTGCACCCAAAGAAATCGTCATTACTTTCGATGACGGTCCGAATGATGTTTACACTCGATCAGTGCTTAGAACGTTGAAAGAGGTCAACGCCAAGGCGCACTTTTTCCAGCTGGGAAAAAACGTTCGCCAGAATCCTGAAGTTGTTAAAATAGCGGCAGCAGACGGGCATGCGATGGGCAGCCACTCGGTGACTCACTCCTGTCTGGCGACTACGGCTAATTGTGAGCGCATGATGTATAAAACGCTGTCGTTCACAGAGGCTGTTGCTGAAATCAAGGGCGGGCATCAGGCGGTTTTCGATACCTTGGGTTATGTTGAGCCATTTTTCCGCTTTCCTTATGGGGAGGTCGATCCCGAGCTTCGCAATTATTTGAATGCGAACTCTGTGGCTGAATTTAACTGGAATATCGATAGCGAGGATTGGAAGGCGCAAACCAACGAACAGCTATTGAAATTCACATTGGAAACTATTGAAAAAAAGGGACGGGGTATTTTGCTTATGCACGATATACACCGTCGTACCGCAGAGGTTTTGCCACAGTTACTGGCTGAGCTTTACAACCGTGGGTACAGTATTGTATTACTCCAGCCCACGGACGCGGCCGCAAGATTCAATAGTAAACTGGTGAAAAAGCCCGTCCCATAAGGGACATGAAAACAGATAAAGACCGACCCTCTACCTGGAAATCCTATAAACAAGGAATGTGCAGTGGTTGCCATGGCCACTGCTGTACCATGCCGGTGGAAGTTAAGCTGGCGGATCTGATTCGTCTGGGAGTCACCGACGAGGATGAGGCTGCGAGCGGGGTCAAAAAGCTTTCCAAACGTCTGATCAAAGAAAAGATCGTCATCTCGTATCGAAGCGGTACGGAGTTCTTTATGCTGGCGTCCCGGCCTAATGGGGATTGCCATTTTCTTCATCCTATTACGCGCCTGTGTACCGTCTATGACAA from Bdellovibrio sp. GT3 includes:
- a CDS encoding YkgJ family cysteine cluster protein, giving the protein MKTDKDRPSTWKSYKQGMCSGCHGHCCTMPVEVKLADLIRLGVTDEDEAASGVKKLSKRLIKEKIVISYRSGTEFFMLASRPNGDCHFLHPITRLCTVYDKRPDTCREFPSIGPRPGFCPVGPK
- a CDS encoding polysaccharide deacetylase family protein; the encoded protein is MKHVCVRSVMVLGMTALTACGGGISEQILETITVNKNSTSLAEWDASPANPEHLFKSWRSENTDIKSQEKFSAQLCAKLKDLDGLSLTIFENEIREDINQALVKSCRKDLMAQLERHYTAERATLKVRVNALTTDPSGNSFQFPVNTQYRDVSKGYFARAGDVAPKEIVITFDDGPNDVYTRSVLRTLKEVNAKAHFFQLGKNVRQNPEVVKIAAADGHAMGSHSVTHSCLATTANCERMMYKTLSFTEAVAEIKGGHQAVFDTLGYVEPFFRFPYGEVDPELRNYLNANSVAEFNWNIDSEDWKAQTNEQLLKFTLETIEKKGRGILLMHDIHRRTAEVLPQLLAELYNRGYSIVLLQPTDAAARFNSKLVKKPVP